The following are from one region of the Fibrobacter sp. UWEL genome:
- a CDS encoding peptidylprolyl isomerase, translating into MAFNQLDKPQAGETIAIMTTNHGVMKLRLFEERVGECATNFIELAKQGKYDGAPFHRIISGFMIQGGDFTNRNGTGGHAAGGPGTTIGDKYDPCLTHMRGALSWAKTMMPHSIGSQFFIVHGEDVHFLDHPANGGPAEGYSVFGQLYEGFEVLDEIAGVKTDRRDAPYEDVIIESVKIEKA; encoded by the coding sequence ATGGCTTTTAATCAGCTGGACAAGCCCCAGGCAGGCGAAACCATCGCCATTATGACCACCAACCACGGCGTGATGAAGTTGCGTCTTTTCGAAGAACGCGTCGGCGAATGCGCAACCAACTTCATTGAACTGGCCAAGCAGGGCAAGTACGATGGCGCCCCCTTCCACCGCATCATTTCTGGTTTCATGATCCAGGGCGGCGACTTCACCAACCGTAACGGTACCGGTGGCCACGCTGCAGGCGGTCCGGGCACCACCATCGGCGACAAGTACGACCCGTGCCTCACCCACATGCGCGGCGCACTCAGCTGGGCAAAGACCATGATGCCCCACTCCATCGGTTCCCAGTTCTTCATCGTCCACGGCGAAGACGTTCACTTCCTGGACCATCCGGCAAACGGTGGCCCTGCTGAAGGTTACTCCGTGTTCGGCCAGCTCTACGAAGGCTTCGAAGTTCTGGACGAAATCGCCGGCGTTAAGACCGACCGTCGCGACGCACCTTACGAAGACGTGATCATCGAATCCGTAAAAATTGAAAAAGCATAA
- a CDS encoding M23 family metallopeptidase, whose translation MSILFNKLKFIATFGIAVAATSFAEECDEKTMDAFAYEDCIAAQNGAEVDNTDFSKRPAANAEVKPAVEKYSPFGKTAYLTSSFGENRGTRYHMGIDYSTDMVEGWAVLTPEDGYVKEVKVSPYGYGKVMYYKGNSGKTWVFAHQSSFGPHLDSLLIKKMIASKKNDVSITPNTVHKKGDTLTFAGSTGIGNPHLHLEMKMNDNKVLSPCGHDVLCGDSIAPQVFAAAALYKNDVAFTSKEALDQGCVETPIPNTFSNDVPVQVAFKIVDYSRLPKENPMAVRRVDLYRYDEKVFSKVLDTITFPNSVKIRDELLWAEEADTLGDWHFIKIGLPPQSSYRLEVEDFVGNVTTKKFNLKSNCKNNEPFKKTHYQETPLFTYLSRAMIDFSKCSEGYDFEVYDKEDNLLSSNLCKMYPKKFATVAKIGETFPTIAYIKYGKGSQAEKIYVHYQENKTSNINWKAQVDGMEILQRISGATNISNNGNIALAFVKHHTDSLDYFEFHPKGMQFFGKWDICIDDNTAKGPLYWLGETSRNWFIFSKQTKGKNRCASANEIRDIAAIDNPNAPTLGFAYWGTTIFGGLHAPALKIPVMYKYAGIENGNAITVKYKNKWIPVEYDSEPRELVILGEQLPEDNETITVQIVDEAGHRATYDVTIPEL comes from the coding sequence ATGAGTATTTTGTTCAACAAGCTCAAATTCATTGCCACTTTTGGCATCGCTGTCGCAGCAACCTCCTTTGCCGAGGAATGCGACGAGAAGACTATGGACGCATTCGCCTACGAAGACTGCATCGCAGCTCAGAATGGCGCCGAGGTGGACAACACCGACTTTAGCAAGCGTCCCGCAGCAAATGCGGAGGTTAAGCCCGCTGTTGAAAAGTACAGCCCCTTCGGCAAGACCGCCTACCTCACCTCCTCCTTTGGCGAGAACCGCGGCACACGCTACCACATGGGCATTGACTATTCCACCGACATGGTAGAAGGCTGGGCAGTCCTCACTCCGGAAGACGGTTACGTGAAGGAAGTGAAGGTCTCCCCCTACGGATACGGCAAAGTCATGTATTACAAGGGCAACAGCGGCAAGACTTGGGTGTTCGCACACCAGAGCAGCTTCGGGCCCCACTTGGATTCCCTCCTAATCAAGAAGATGATCGCCTCCAAGAAGAACGATGTGTCCATCACGCCCAACACCGTTCATAAGAAAGGCGACACCCTGACCTTCGCAGGCAGCACCGGTATCGGCAATCCTCATCTCCACCTGGAAATGAAGATGAACGACAACAAGGTACTCTCTCCCTGCGGTCACGACGTCCTTTGCGGCGACTCCATCGCCCCTCAGGTATTTGCAGCAGCAGCCCTCTACAAGAATGATGTGGCATTCACCTCCAAAGAAGCTCTGGACCAGGGTTGCGTAGAAACTCCGATTCCCAACACATTCTCTAACGACGTGCCCGTGCAGGTCGCCTTCAAGATTGTTGACTACAGCCGTCTGCCCAAGGAAAACCCCATGGCAGTCCGCCGTGTTGACCTGTACCGCTACGACGAAAAGGTTTTCAGCAAGGTTCTGGACACCATTACCTTCCCCAATTCCGTTAAGATTCGTGACGAACTGCTATGGGCAGAAGAAGCAGACACCCTGGGCGACTGGCATTTTATCAAGATTGGGCTTCCGCCCCAGTCCTCCTACCGTCTGGAAGTGGAAGACTTCGTGGGGAACGTGACCACCAAGAAGTTCAACCTGAAGTCCAACTGCAAGAACAACGAGCCCTTCAAGAAGACTCACTATCAGGAAACTCCGCTGTTCACCTACTTGTCCAGAGCCATGATTGACTTCAGCAAGTGCAGCGAAGGTTACGATTTCGAAGTTTACGACAAGGAAGACAACCTCCTGTCTAGCAACCTCTGCAAGATGTATCCCAAGAAGTTCGCAACAGTCGCAAAGATTGGCGAAACCTTCCCCACCATCGCCTACATCAAGTACGGCAAGGGATCCCAGGCAGAAAAGATCTACGTTCACTACCAGGAAAACAAAACTTCTAACATCAACTGGAAGGCCCAAGTCGACGGCATGGAAATTCTCCAGAGAATCTCCGGAGCAACGAACATTAGCAATAACGGCAACATTGCCCTGGCCTTCGTGAAGCACCATACCGACAGCCTGGATTACTTTGAATTCCACCCCAAGGGAATGCAGTTCTTCGGCAAGTGGGACATTTGCATCGATGACAATACCGCCAAGGGCCCCCTGTACTGGCTTGGGGAAACCAGCCGTAACTGGTTTATCTTCAGCAAGCAGACCAAGGGCAAGAATCGTTGTGCAAGCGCTAACGAAATCCGCGATATTGCAGCCATTGATAATCCCAACGCCCCCACCCTGGGATTTGCCTACTGGGGCACCACCATCTTTGGCGGACTTCACGCACCGGCTCTCAAGATACCCGTCATGTACAAGTATGCGGGCATTGAAAACGGAAACGCAATTACCGTGAAGTACAAGAACAAGTGGATTCCGGTGGAATACGATTCCGAACCTAGGGAGCTGGTCATCCTTGGCGAACAGCTGCCCGAAGATAATGAAACCATTACCGTCCAGATCGTAGACGAAGCCGGCCACAGAGCCACCTACGACGTAACCATTCCCGAACTCTAA
- a CDS encoding fibrobacter succinogenes major paralogous domain-containing protein, whose protein sequence is MQKKRALTEVLAAFHIDADVAVDASGNKLSAEQLDITKDGAANGALLAVSIMIQGAITNTEFDVKAMMKDFREDIKEDGAWTGKSARTVIADFAFAADSAKMFANYRKNVEGWKLSRVVPMFEKYVNDFWASEYGVGKCTEDRFGTIKKNQNAASVHNGNYFLCDTLWYSTQFGSSGFKRRGDYYAEKVYYWRDIDEFERNTRNQVCDVEGLIIPGNIDKDKYYICATDPRNSRDLLWREATDIEVDKYYTECTTDGKLNKFSDEKYYVCDADKFREASEFETFVEKGCVSYLDGVESKLKDISLTCENGTWIYKDGSIVKFSDGKLYKFTNNEFVRATPLDSALGTACVSYLDGNSVEFKNAIHTYTCSNGSWNVDKAWVLGNCTKDGKISAMLYGNSTAVKSYVCDADSFRVANALDSIRTLSTHETFVDARDGRVYMMTTIGAQTWMAENLRYEYNEGSASSYCYNNSADSCAKYGRLYTWSAAIDSAAVFSTAGKACGYKETCIISGTVRGVCPEGWHLPSEAEFDTLRNAVGGSSTAGKVLKSTTGWHSNGNGSDAYGFSALPAGYRYDDGYFIGAGDYALFWSASEDSSYYAYYMRLYYGYETASMYYYDKYCGRSVRCLQDSN, encoded by the coding sequence GTGCAAAAAAAAAGGGCCCTGACCGAAGTGCTTGCTGCGTTCCACATTGATGCCGATGTTGCCGTAGATGCCTCAGGGAACAAGCTTTCTGCAGAACAGTTGGATATTACGAAAGATGGCGCTGCCAATGGAGCCTTGCTTGCCGTGAGCATCATGATTCAGGGTGCAATTACCAATACCGAATTTGATGTAAAGGCCATGATGAAGGATTTCCGTGAAGACATCAAGGAAGACGGTGCTTGGACCGGTAAGTCTGCCCGCACTGTGATCGCAGACTTTGCCTTTGCCGCCGACAGCGCAAAGATGTTTGCTAACTACCGTAAGAATGTGGAAGGTTGGAAACTTTCTAGAGTCGTACCTATGTTTGAAAAGTATGTTAATGACTTCTGGGCCAGCGAATATGGTGTTGGCAAGTGCACCGAAGACCGCTTTGGTACAATCAAGAAAAACCAGAATGCAGCCAGTGTTCATAATGGAAATTACTTCTTGTGCGATACCCTGTGGTACAGCACTCAATTTGGGAGTAGTGGATTTAAGCGGCGAGGGGATTATTATGCGGAAAAGGTTTATTATTGGCGTGATATCGACGAGTTTGAACGTAATACTCGCAACCAAGTTTGCGACGTAGAAGGCTTGATTATCCCGGGAAATATTGACAAGGACAAGTATTACATCTGTGCAACTGATCCTCGTAATTCTCGTGATTTACTCTGGCGTGAAGCAACTGATATCGAAGTGGATAAGTATTACACGGAATGCACAACCGATGGCAAACTGAACAAGTTCAGCGATGAAAAATACTATGTGTGTGATGCAGACAAGTTTAGAGAGGCTAGCGAATTCGAAACCTTTGTAGAAAAGGGGTGTGTTAGCTATTTGGATGGCGTTGAATCGAAATTGAAAGACATTTCTCTCACTTGTGAAAATGGAACTTGGATCTATAAAGATGGATCAATCGTAAAGTTCAGCGATGGCAAACTCTATAAATTCACAAACAATGAATTTGTAAGAGCAACTCCTTTGGATAGTGCTTTGGGGACGGCGTGCGTTAGCTATTTGGACGGAAATTCAGTTGAATTCAAAAATGCTATCCATACATACACTTGTTCTAATGGTTCATGGAATGTTGACAAAGCATGGGTACTTGGTAATTGTACCAAGGATGGAAAAATTAGTGCGATGTTGTATGGAAATTCAACCGCAGTTAAGAGTTATGTGTGTGATGCAGACTCGTTTAGAGTGGCGAATGCTTTGGACTCTATTCGAACTCTTTCTACCCATGAAACCTTTGTTGATGCCAGAGATGGAAGAGTATATATGATGACTACCATTGGAGCCCAAACTTGGATGGCGGAGAACTTGAGGTATGAATACAATGAGGGTTCAGCCAGTAGCTATTGCTATAATAACAGTGCGGATTCATGTGCCAAGTATGGTCGCTTATATACCTGGTCTGCGGCAATAGATTCTGCGGCGGTATTCTCTACCGCAGGCAAGGCCTGTGGCTACAAAGAAACTTGTATTATTAGCGGAACTGTTCGAGGTGTATGCCCTGAAGGATGGCATTTGCCCAGTGAGGCTGAATTTGATACACTAAGAAATGCCGTTGGTGGTTCCAGTACTGCTGGTAAGGTTCTCAAGTCCACCACTGGCTGGCACAGCAATGGCAACGGATCGGATGCCTACGGCTTCTCCGCGCTCCCTGCGGGCTACAGGTACGACGATGGCTATTTCATCGGTGCCGGCGACTACGCCCTCTTCTGGTCTGCTAGCGAGGACAGTAGCTACTACGCCTATTACATGCGCTTGTACTACGGCTACGAGACTGCCAGCATGTACTACTACGATAAGTACTGCGGTCGCTCCGTTCGTTGTCTCCAGGACTCTAACTAG